One genomic region from Sparus aurata chromosome 15, fSpaAur1.1, whole genome shotgun sequence encodes:
- the gpr155b gene encoding integral membrane protein GPR155 isoform X1 produces the protein MEIANNYVLIHGKNISHNTLVGSAAVPHMSIDKLFPALLECFGIILCGYIAGRADIITESQSKGLGNFVSKFALPALLFKNMVLLDFGDVIWAFLWSVLVAKVTVFVLVCVLTLMVASPESRYSKAGLYAIFATQSNDFALGYPIVDALYRSTYPEYLQYIYLVAPVSLMLLNPIGFALCEVQKWRQSSHPQHSTAGIVGVVVVQVLKNPVVFMVIVGIVAHFALGQQIPAVLSEFIDGLANSFGGAALFYLGLTMVGQLRKLTRDTGVALILLITAKLLVMPLVCKDMVDILDVGVNSTSANHTSLSNFAFLYGVFPTAPSVAIYAGHYNMELEVVTSGMVISTFLSAPIMYVSAWLLTIPLMDPTPLVTELENVSFNISIVSLVALVWTIVVMLLSRKFNRLPHLFALNLFLAQFLVCVSMILWNFLVKKEDNLVGKILTFTLLYGSLYSTYIWTGLIPLCLALTNRDDLLRLRPGVFMILGWGVPFLMVGGLLISGERTDTIDSAFFYGRAQIISTAVVLAVSLVLGAISLMGLSQGEREQRGYQALSRAAVAGINDEQRATGGLEDPQQQQQQQPQVANSPACSVHSDLHGFSPLQSLPDMIASTQREHTNSTGHSGALCDGQQQQGPSSSEQPLNLPPPGPQTTDDKQTVRHVLLCLLLFVSLLANLSSCLWWLFNKDPGRLYLELQFFCAVANYGQGFLSFGIFGLDRHLIILPFKKRLLGLWQGRESDDLSPSGVPEEVRLTCTQFVRYHKDQCVQDLVHTRRFGRGGGGGLEEEEEEALRNSLSHQPRHLHLHQDSQEHPNQNLHQIHQSHDPAESCDRRSLPSQLQLVPENEHQAHIYNSDIPEEPISQIHSNQHLPQHGLASNPPHPDQNPPLHLESVFRGSDLVDWLVERGLCAGRAEAQLYGVRLQLGGVLDHLTGQHSFRDEPTLLYQFTQGRGEGWSRNV, from the exons atggaGATTGCCAACAACTACGTGCTGATCCATGGGAAGAACATATCCCACAATACCCTGGTGGGCTCTGCCGCGGTGCCCCACATGTCCATCGACAAGCTCTTTCCGGCTCTCCTTGAGTGCTTTGGCATCATATTGTGCGGCTACATAGCTGGCAG GGCAGACATCATCACGGAGAGCCAGTCGAAGGGTTTGGGGAACTTTGTGTCCAAGTTTGCTCTCCCAGCTCTGCTCTTTAAAAACATGGTGCTGTTGGACTTTGGAGACGTCATCTGGGCGTTTCTCTGGAGCGTGCTGGTCGCTAAG GTGACAGTGtttgtgctggtgtgtgtgctgACTCTGATGGTGGCCAGTCCAGAAAGCAGGTACAGCAAAGCTGGCCTGTACGCCATCTTCGCTACGCAGAGCAATGACTTTGCTTTAGGATACCCGATAG TTGATGCTTTGTATCGGAGCACATATCCAGAATACCTTCAGTACATCTATCTAGTCGCCCCGGTCTCCCTCATGCTCCTCAATCCCATCGGCTTCGCTCTTTGTGAGGTGCAGAAGTGGAGGCAGTCCAGCCATCCACAGCACAGCACTGCTGGCATTGTAGGAGTTGTAGTTGTACAG GTGCTGAAGAACCCAGTAGTATTCATGGTGATCGTGGGAATCGTCGCTCACTTTGCTCTGGGCCAGCAGATCCCTGCTGTCCTGTCAGAGTTCATAGACGGCCTGGCTAACTCTTTCGGAGGGGCAGCCTTGTTTTACCTCGGCCTCACCATG GTCGGCCAGCTCAGAAAACTTACCAGAGACACTGGAGTTGCCTTGATTCTCCTCATCACAGCCAAACt CCTGGTGATGCCTCTGGTCTGTAAAGATATGGTGGATATTCTGGATGTGGGAGTGAACAGCACGAGTGCCAACCACACCAGTTTGTCCAACTTTGCGTTCCTGTATGGAGTCTTCCCAACGGCGCCCAGTGTGGCCATCTATGCTGGGCACTACAACATGGAGCTGGAGGTG GTGACATCAGGGATGGTCATCAGTACGTTTCTGTCTGCCCCCATCATGTACGTGTCAGCGTGGTTGTTAACGATCCCTCTAATGGACCCGACGCCCCTGGTGACAGAACTTGAAAACGTTAGCTTCAACATCAGCATTGTCAGCCTTGTAGCACTG GTGTGGACCATTGTGGTGATGTTGCTCAGCAGGAAATTTAACAGACTTCCTCACCTGTTTGCCTTAAATCTTTTCCTGGCTCAG TTCCTGGTGTGTGTCAGTATGATCCTGTGGAACTTCTTGGTGAAAAAAGAAGATAACCTGGTGGGCAAAATTCTCACCTTCACTCTGCTCTACGGATCTCTGTACAGCACCTACATCTGGACAG gtttaatCCCTCTCTGTCTGGCTCTGACTAACAGAGATGACCTGCTGAGACTGAGACCAGGAGTATTCATGATTTTGGGTTGGGG gGTTCCCTTCCTGATGGTCGGAGGTCTTCTGATATCAGGAGAGAGGACTGACACCATAGACTCTGCCTTCTTCTATGGCAGAGCTCAG ATCATCAGCACAGCAGTGGTGCTTGCAGTCAGCCTGGTGCTTGGTGCGATTTCTCTGATGGGTCTCAGCCAAGGtgagagggagcagagaggctaCCAGGCCCTGAGCAGAGCTGCTGTTGCAGGAATCAATGATGAGCAGAGGGCCACTGGTGGCCTGGAGGatccgcaacaacaacaacagcagcagccacaggTGGCAAATTCACCTGCCTGCAGCGTCCACTCAG ACCTCCACGGTTTCTCTCCTCTTCAGTCCTTACCTGACATGATCGCCAGCACGCAGAGGGagcacacaaacagcacag GCCACAGTGGGGCGCTGTGTGACGGCCAACAGCAGCAGGGTCCTTCGTCCTCAGAGCAGCCGCTGAACCTGCCACCACCCGGGCCTCAGACCACCGATGACaaacagacagtcagacacgttctgctctgtctgctgctctttGTCAGCCTGCTCGCG AACCTGTCCAGCTGTCTGTGGTGGCTGTTCAACAAAGATCCAGGAAGACTTTACCTTGAACTACAGTTCTTCTGTGCTGTAGCCAACTATGGACAG GGCTTCCTGTCCTTTGGGATCTTTGGTCTGGACAGACACCTCATCATCCTGCCTTTTAAAAAGAG GTTGCTCGGGCTGTGGCAGGGCAGGGAGAGTGATGATTTGAGTCCCTCAGGTGTACCAGAGGAGGTGAGGCTCACCTGTACCCAGTTTGTCCGCTACCACAAAGACCAGTGTGTACAAGACCTAGTACACACACGCAG GTtcggacgaggaggaggaggaggactggaggaggaggaggaggaggctttGAGAAATTCCCTCTCCCATCAGCCCCGGCATCTACACCTACATCAGGATTCTCAGGAGCATCCAAACCAGAATCTGCACCAGATTCACCAAAGTCACGATCCAGCTGAATCCTGTGACCGACGTTCGCTTCCATCCCAACTTCAGCTTGTGCCTGAGAATGAACACCAAGCACATATTTACAACTCTGACATCCCAGAGGAGCCGATTTCACAGATTCACTCTAACCAACACCTGCCCCAGCATGGTTTAGCCTCTAACCCGCCCCATCCTGATCAGAATCCCCCGCTCCATTTAGAAAGTGTGTTTCGGGGCAGCGACTTGGTGGACTGGCTGGTTGAGCGGGGCCTGTGTGCCGGGCGAGCCGAGGCCCAGCTGTACGGTGTTCGACTTCAGCTGGGAGGAGTGTTAGATCACCTGACAGGTCAGCACAGCTTCAGGGATGAACCCACTCTGCTGTACCAGTTCACacaggggagaggggagggatggTCCAGGAACGTTTGA
- the gpr155b gene encoding integral membrane protein GPR155 isoform X2: MEIANNYVLIHGKNISHNTLVGSAAVPHMSIDKLFPALLECFGIILCGYIAGRADIITESQSKGLGNFVSKFALPALLFKNMVLLDFGDVIWAFLWSVLVAKVTVFVLVCVLTLMVASPESRYSKAGLYAIFATQSNDFALGYPIVDALYRSTYPEYLQYIYLVAPVSLMLLNPIGFALCEVQKWRQSSHPQHSTAGIVGVVVVQVLKNPVVFMVIVGIVAHFALGQQIPAVLSEFIDGLANSFGGAALFYLGLTMVGQLRKLTRDTGVALILLITAKLLVMPLVCKDMVDILDVGVNSTSANHTSLSNFAFLYGVFPTAPSVAIYAGHYNMELEVVTSGMVISTFLSAPIMYVSAWLLTIPLMDPTPLVTELENVSFNISIVSLVALVWTIVVMLLSRKFNRLPHLFALNLFLAQFLVCVSMILWNFLVKKEDNLVGKILTFTLLYGSLYSTYIWTGLIPLCLALTNRDDLLRLRPGVFMILGWGVPFLMVGGLLISGERTDTIDSAFFYGRAQIISTAVVLAVSLVLGAISLMGLSQGEREQRGYQALSRAAVAGINDEQRATGGLEDPQQQQQQQPQVANSPACSVHSDLHGFSPLQSLPDMIASTQREHTNSTGHSGALCDGQQQQGPSSSEQPLNLPPPGPQTTDDKQTVRHVLLCLLLFVSLLANLSSCLWWLFNKDPGRLYLELQFFCAVANYGQGFLSFGIFGLDRHLIILPFKKRLLGLWQGRESDDLSPSGVPEEVRLTCTQFVRYHKDQCVQDLVHTRSGSGESVSASTGESFL; this comes from the exons atggaGATTGCCAACAACTACGTGCTGATCCATGGGAAGAACATATCCCACAATACCCTGGTGGGCTCTGCCGCGGTGCCCCACATGTCCATCGACAAGCTCTTTCCGGCTCTCCTTGAGTGCTTTGGCATCATATTGTGCGGCTACATAGCTGGCAG GGCAGACATCATCACGGAGAGCCAGTCGAAGGGTTTGGGGAACTTTGTGTCCAAGTTTGCTCTCCCAGCTCTGCTCTTTAAAAACATGGTGCTGTTGGACTTTGGAGACGTCATCTGGGCGTTTCTCTGGAGCGTGCTGGTCGCTAAG GTGACAGTGtttgtgctggtgtgtgtgctgACTCTGATGGTGGCCAGTCCAGAAAGCAGGTACAGCAAAGCTGGCCTGTACGCCATCTTCGCTACGCAGAGCAATGACTTTGCTTTAGGATACCCGATAG TTGATGCTTTGTATCGGAGCACATATCCAGAATACCTTCAGTACATCTATCTAGTCGCCCCGGTCTCCCTCATGCTCCTCAATCCCATCGGCTTCGCTCTTTGTGAGGTGCAGAAGTGGAGGCAGTCCAGCCATCCACAGCACAGCACTGCTGGCATTGTAGGAGTTGTAGTTGTACAG GTGCTGAAGAACCCAGTAGTATTCATGGTGATCGTGGGAATCGTCGCTCACTTTGCTCTGGGCCAGCAGATCCCTGCTGTCCTGTCAGAGTTCATAGACGGCCTGGCTAACTCTTTCGGAGGGGCAGCCTTGTTTTACCTCGGCCTCACCATG GTCGGCCAGCTCAGAAAACTTACCAGAGACACTGGAGTTGCCTTGATTCTCCTCATCACAGCCAAACt CCTGGTGATGCCTCTGGTCTGTAAAGATATGGTGGATATTCTGGATGTGGGAGTGAACAGCACGAGTGCCAACCACACCAGTTTGTCCAACTTTGCGTTCCTGTATGGAGTCTTCCCAACGGCGCCCAGTGTGGCCATCTATGCTGGGCACTACAACATGGAGCTGGAGGTG GTGACATCAGGGATGGTCATCAGTACGTTTCTGTCTGCCCCCATCATGTACGTGTCAGCGTGGTTGTTAACGATCCCTCTAATGGACCCGACGCCCCTGGTGACAGAACTTGAAAACGTTAGCTTCAACATCAGCATTGTCAGCCTTGTAGCACTG GTGTGGACCATTGTGGTGATGTTGCTCAGCAGGAAATTTAACAGACTTCCTCACCTGTTTGCCTTAAATCTTTTCCTGGCTCAG TTCCTGGTGTGTGTCAGTATGATCCTGTGGAACTTCTTGGTGAAAAAAGAAGATAACCTGGTGGGCAAAATTCTCACCTTCACTCTGCTCTACGGATCTCTGTACAGCACCTACATCTGGACAG gtttaatCCCTCTCTGTCTGGCTCTGACTAACAGAGATGACCTGCTGAGACTGAGACCAGGAGTATTCATGATTTTGGGTTGGGG gGTTCCCTTCCTGATGGTCGGAGGTCTTCTGATATCAGGAGAGAGGACTGACACCATAGACTCTGCCTTCTTCTATGGCAGAGCTCAG ATCATCAGCACAGCAGTGGTGCTTGCAGTCAGCCTGGTGCTTGGTGCGATTTCTCTGATGGGTCTCAGCCAAGGtgagagggagcagagaggctaCCAGGCCCTGAGCAGAGCTGCTGTTGCAGGAATCAATGATGAGCAGAGGGCCACTGGTGGCCTGGAGGatccgcaacaacaacaacagcagcagccacaggTGGCAAATTCACCTGCCTGCAGCGTCCACTCAG ACCTCCACGGTTTCTCTCCTCTTCAGTCCTTACCTGACATGATCGCCAGCACGCAGAGGGagcacacaaacagcacag GCCACAGTGGGGCGCTGTGTGACGGCCAACAGCAGCAGGGTCCTTCGTCCTCAGAGCAGCCGCTGAACCTGCCACCACCCGGGCCTCAGACCACCGATGACaaacagacagtcagacacgttctgctctgtctgctgctctttGTCAGCCTGCTCGCG AACCTGTCCAGCTGTCTGTGGTGGCTGTTCAACAAAGATCCAGGAAGACTTTACCTTGAACTACAGTTCTTCTGTGCTGTAGCCAACTATGGACAG GGCTTCCTGTCCTTTGGGATCTTTGGTCTGGACAGACACCTCATCATCCTGCCTTTTAAAAAGAG GTTGCTCGGGCTGTGGCAGGGCAGGGAGAGTGATGATTTGAGTCCCTCAGGTGTACCAGAGGAGGTGAGGCTCACCTGTACCCAGTTTGTCCGCTACCACAAAGACCAGTGTGTACAAGACCTAGTACACACACGCAG TGGCTCAGGGGAGAGTGTGAGCGCTTCGACAGGTGAATCCTTCCTCTGA